The Chrysemys picta bellii isolate R12L10 chromosome 12, ASM1138683v2, whole genome shotgun sequence genome has a segment encoding these proteins:
- the FBXW10B gene encoding F-box and WD repeat domain containing protein 10B has protein sequence MKETSKDQESLEYRLDCAPDLRCEKKTDLVPVCQICETCVLAWRVFSTKEWFLRASEVSQRKFLVGIVKRFNSLDLLNYAEKVLQTSHGKDFTFSRSRITPSLKEDMTTSTSDRALNIVTLEKAMLETWKWFKNCSYWTKANYTLLLLQMCNPKLLFIAANLVRVLLVREQSASSKRETEDEEDKITVVFTETQSSFKLEEHTKSSSQVQLRPTSQSFLTSSTALESGVSSEGTSQFSDIGIGVQGQIPCFWPRDLAHMHYERAASVDDDISSMSSIDPASAVIPAAFQSASNVNKYKDFIRCLPTHLSKYILGFLDTKSLNRCTSVNQHWAFLAKQVKQEHLSHSLVLEEIVYLQGSCPRGVIPSYAKMTNVVIPRINKDGDIIPARGRRWKRRGKEENNLQAAYHGQMTETVQLEERNIFCGSYNVRVLTDQSDPHRVIHYSGGNLLAIGSLDRKVRFLDVLELKEVPPVISGHAGSIKAVFLNEKKGFVLSASFDLSIRCWNIFTGACVKILNGHSGTITCLDVYKNRVVSGARDCMVKVWDLSTGRCIKTLKHKDAIWTAKINNTHIVSGCEKGLVKVWHVDTCVLIKTLEGHQGPVKSLAFDQWHLVTGSSDGFVLGWSMVGKHKRCLMAFRHPQEVLYLAFLYLRVISGCADGKIRIFNFLTGTCLKVMRANSRGDPVVSFCIVENRMVINALSSVLMFQFEDVEWDYTLQADREEVTKDKEKHKEIRVRVQPYPYVRAQHMKRDAASHRKIYYSEEKPDEDQIMLAYLIRRRSTRGSGTPSGLRYEFVKAPAHRSSQTLQRSMGCLDIKPDQKKRSALPGKRQAYSSDSEDSGRTYGATTPQSLSESDSESGYDSPVHASSLAENAEAALQRIKKRGPHCPTSPDQILLTVSTLQHTYKPDQVSSNMLPLAKIRDVGGPRLGPQERPKKMLSYKIPKQEKKDQSTQLRHVKSASGSLIMKRMSTPFETKRLQLNLKNSLHGSAVHSFIPAPVIVRSKSCCSLPEEKKVHTGHGRATSLSEGGAQLIGHLTSSAESIKSTRMMIAQTKIEAGPRRESPLFLQTANPYRLNTGFRLLTVKQMKMYEEATAVEYQAHRTKRIADQQKECRKAWLKKIKGLPIDNFTKEGKIAAPELGLNVYV, from the exons ATGAAAGAGACCTCAAAGGACCAGGAGAGCCTGGAATACAGGCTGGACTGTGCTCCTGATCTGCGGTGTGAGAAGAAAACAGATTTAGTGCCTGTTTGCCAAATTTGTGAGACATGTGTCTTGGCTTGGAGGGTCTTCTCTACCAAAGAGTGGTTCCTGCGGGCCAGCGAAGTTTCCCAAAGGAAGTTCCTGGTGGGGATCGTGAAGCGATTCAACAGCCTGGATTTGCTAAACTATGCTGAGAAAGTCCTGCAGACCTCCCACGGGAAGGATTTCACTTTCAGCCGGTCCCGAATCACCCCCAGCCTCAAAGAAGACATGACCACGTCCACTTCTGACCGGGCTTTGAATATAGTAACTCTAGAGAAAGCCATGTTGGAGACCTGGAAGTGGTTCAAAAACTGTTCCTACTGGACTAAAGCAAACTACACTCTGCTCTTGCTTCAGATGTGTAACCCTAAGTTACTGTTTATAGCTGCTAACCTGGTCAGAGTCCTCCTGGTCAGAGAGCAGAGTGCCAGCTCAAAAAGAGAAACAG AGGATGAGGAAGACAAAATCACGGTGGTCTTCACTGAGACCCAAAGCAGCTTCAAGCTAGAGGAACACACGAAATCCAGCTCCCAGGTGCAATTGCGACCCACATCTCAATCCTTCCTGACATCTTCCACAGCCCTAGAAAGTGGGGTCTCATCAGAAGGAACCAGCCAGTTTAGTGATATAG GCATAGGTGTCCAAGGGCAGATACCGTGCTTCTGGCCCAGAGACCTGGCACACATGCATTATGAGAGAGCTGCATCAGTGGATGATGATATATCCTCCATGTCTTCAATCGACCCAGCCTCCGCCGTTATCCCTGCAGCTTTCCAGTCAGCCTCCAATGTCAACAAGTATAAGGACTTCATCCGCTGCCTGCCGACCCATCTGTCCAAGTACATCCTGG GGTTTCTGGATACAAAGAGCCTGAACAGGTGCACTTCTGTGAACCAGCACTGGGCTTTCCTGGCCAAACAGGTCAAGCAGGAACATCTGTCGCATAGCCTAGTCCTGGAAGAGATTGTGTACTTGCAG GGGTCATGTCCTAGGGGAGTCATTCCCAGCTATGCTAAAATGACCAATGTTGTAATTCCAAGGATAAATAAAGACGGGGACATCATCCCAGCAAGAGGCCGCAGATGGAAACGCAGAGGAAAG GAGGAGAACAACCTACAGGCGGCTTATCATGGCCAGATGACTGAAACTGTCCAGCTGGAGGAGAGAAACATCTTCTGCGGCTCCTACAACGTTCGTGTCCTTACAGACCA GTCAGATCCACACAGGGTAATCCACTACAGTGGTGGGAACTTGCTTGCCATTGGCTCACTGGACCGCAAAGTCAGGTTCCTTGACGTGTTGGAGCTGAAGGAAGTGCCGCCTGTGATCAGTGGCCATGCTGGGAGCATCAAGGCAGTGTTCCTCAATGAGAAGAAAGGGTTCGTGCTGAGCGCGAGCTTTGATCTCAGCATCCG ATGCTGGAATATATTCACTGGGGCTTGTGTGAAGATCCTTAATGGTCACTCGGGGACCATCACCTGCCTGGATGTGTACAAAAACAGGGTTGTGTCAGGAGCAAGAGACTGCATGGTCAAAG TGTGGGATTTAAGCACCGGGCGATGCATCAAAACTTTAAAACACAAAGATGCCATTTGGACAGCTAAAATCAACAACACCCACATTGTGAGCGGTTGCGAAAAAGGGTTGGTGAAAGTGTGGCACGTTGATACATGCGTGTTGATCAAG ACCTTAGAAGGGCACCAAGGCCCAGTAAAATCCCTGGCCTTTGATCAATGGCATCTAGTGACAGGAAGCTCGGATGGATTTGTCCTGGGATGGAGCATGGTGGGAAAACATAAGCGATGTCTAATGGCTTTCAGGCATCCACA GGAAGTCCTGTATCTGGCGTTTCTGTATCTCCGAGTCATCAGTGGCTGCGCTGATGGAAAAATACGTATATTTAACTTCCTGACTGGGACCTGCCTGAAGGTGATGAGGGCCAATAGCAGAGGTGACCCTGTGGTGTCCTTCTGCATTGTAGAAAATAG GATGGTGATCAATGCTCTGAGTAGCGTACTGATGTTCCAGTTTGAGGATGTAGAGTGGGACTACACGCTACAGGCCGACCGAGAGGAAGTAACAAAGGATAAGGAAAAGCACAAAGAAATCAGGGTCAGAGTGCAGCCCTATCCATATGTTCGTGCTCAGCACATGAAACGGGATGCAGCCAGCCACAGGAAGATATATTATTCCGAGGAGAAACCAGATGAGGACCAGATAATGTTGGCATACCTGATTCGCCGTCGGTCAACAAGGGGTTCCGGGACACCTTCAG GTCTCCGTTATGAATTTGTGAAGGCACCTGCTCACCGATCAAGTCAGACTTTGCAAAGGAGCATGGGTTGCCTTGATATAAAGCCAGACCAAAAGAAAAGGTCCGCTCTTCCTGGGAAACGACAGGCCTATAGCAGTGATTCAGAGGACTCGGGTCGAACATACGGTGCAACAACACCACAAAGCTTGTCAGAGTCTG ATAGTGAATCTGGCTACGACTCTCCGGTCCATGCATCTTCACTCGCTGAAAACGCAGAGGCCGCTTTACAGCGTATAAAGAAACGAGGCCCGCATTGTCCCACTTCTCCTGACCAGATCCTCCTGACTGTTAGCACGCTGCAGCACACCTACAAGCCAGACCAAGTCAGCTCCAATATGCTACCCCTTGCAAAAATCAGAGATGTCGGGGGACCTCGGCTGGGCCCCCAGGAACGCCCTAAAAAGATGTTGTCATACAAAATCCctaagcaagagaaaaaggaTCAGTCCACCCAACTCAGACACGTTAAATCTGCCAGTGGCTCTCTGATTATGAAAAGAATGTCCACACCCTTTGAAACCAAAAGACTGCAGCTCAACTTGAAGAACTCTTTGCATGGGTCTGCAGTGCACTCTTTCATTCCTGCTCCAGTGATTGTACGCTCCAAGTCATGCTGCAGCTTGCCAGAAGAGAAGAAGGTTCATACTGGCCATGGCAGAGCCACTTCCCTATCTGAGGGTGGGGCTCAGTTGATTGGCCACTTAACGAGCTCAGCTGAATCCATCAAATCGACACGCATGATGATCGCACAAACTAAAATTGAAGCAGGGCCCCGGAGAGAAAGTCCCCTCTTCTTACAAACCGCAAATCCTTACCGGCTCAACACCGGGTTCAGGCTTCTGACAGTGAAGCAGATGAAAATGTATGAAGAAGCTACAGCTGTTGAGTATCAAGCTCACCGAACAAAACGTATAGCAGACCAGCAAAAAGAGTGCAGGAAGGCCTGGTTAAAGAAAATTAAAGGCCTCCCTATAGACAATTTCACCAAGGAGGGAAAAATAGCTGCCCCCGAACTTGGGCTTAATGTGTATGTCTGA